A region of Deltaproteobacteria bacterium DNA encodes the following proteins:
- a CDS encoding hemerythrin domain-containing protein: protein MNAIELLRTQHEEAKGLFKKIEKAEDDEKLDLFEQLADALAVHATIEEKQFYPATKNARTEELLQEAVEEHLAAKRLIADLLEMSVDDPQFDAKVAVLKENVEHHIEEEEEELFPKVKKMLKEEELEDLGVVMEDMAEDLKAAGAPRESVPAETGSAAPLE from the coding sequence GTGAACGCGATTGAGCTCTTGAGGACGCAGCACGAAGAAGCGAAGGGGTTGTTCAAGAAGATCGAGAAGGCAGAGGACGACGAGAAGCTGGACCTCTTCGAACAGCTCGCGGACGCGCTCGCGGTGCACGCGACCATCGAGGAGAAGCAGTTCTATCCAGCGACGAAGAACGCGCGCACGGAGGAGCTGCTGCAGGAGGCGGTGGAAGAGCACCTCGCCGCGAAGCGGCTGATCGCGGACCTGCTCGAGATGTCCGTCGACGACCCGCAGTTCGACGCCAAGGTGGCGGTGCTGAAGGAGAACGTCGAGCACCACATCGAGGAAGAGGAGGAGGAGCTCTTCCCCAAGGTGAAGAAGATGCTGAAGGAGGAGGAGCTCGAGGATCTCGGCGTCGTGATGGAGGACATGGCCGAAGACCTCAAGGCTGCCGGCGCCCCGCGCGAGTCCGTGCCCGCGGAGACCGGATCGGCGGCGCCCCTGGAGTAG
- a CDS encoding ATP-dependent DNA ligase, giving the protein MRNFAALYDALDSTTSTNAKVVAMQAYFAQAPAADAAWALYFLTGGRLKRLIAPRLLAAWGCERARVPGWLFEESFGVAGDLAETIALLVDTERGGRTASREPPALSRLIEDRLLPLREATEDEKRHAVLELWEALDRREIFLLDKLLTGELRVGVSGTLAIRALAQHAGLPPATVAHRLMGAWQPSADAFAALIAPETGSVDVSRPYPFFLASQLEDDPETLGDPAEWLVEWKWDGIRAQIVRRSGGVFLWSRGEELITDRFPDLSGVWATLPEGTVLDGEVLAFSGGAPMPFSVLQRRIGRQKLSPKILAEAPAAFMAYDVLEVGGSDVRSRALRERREQLASLVQGRSDRLSLSAAVEGRSWAELRELRKQARERGVEGLMLKRWISPYRHGRPRGDWWKWKIEPYAIDAVLVYAQPGHGRRATLMTDLTFALWDGGELVPVAKAYSGLTDEEIDRLDRWIRQHALERFGPVRAVEPVHVFELHFEGIAESTRHRSGVAVRFPRIARWRTDKKPADADTLQTLRAMIRAPK; this is encoded by the coding sequence TTGCGCAACTTCGCCGCCCTCTACGACGCCCTCGACTCGACTACTTCGACCAACGCGAAGGTGGTGGCGATGCAGGCCTACTTTGCGCAGGCCCCCGCCGCCGACGCCGCCTGGGCGCTGTATTTTCTCACCGGCGGACGCCTGAAGCGGCTGATCGCGCCCAGGCTTCTGGCTGCCTGGGGCTGCGAGCGCGCGCGCGTCCCCGGTTGGCTGTTCGAGGAATCATTCGGCGTCGCCGGAGATCTCGCGGAAACGATCGCGTTGCTCGTCGACACCGAGCGCGGCGGCCGGACGGCGAGCCGCGAGCCGCCGGCGCTCTCGCGCCTGATCGAGGACCGGCTCCTCCCGCTCCGCGAAGCGACGGAAGATGAGAAGCGACACGCTGTGCTGGAGCTGTGGGAGGCCCTGGACCGCCGGGAGATCTTCCTTCTCGACAAGCTGCTCACCGGGGAGCTGCGGGTCGGGGTTTCCGGCACGCTCGCCATCCGCGCTCTCGCCCAGCATGCGGGACTGCCGCCCGCCACCGTCGCCCACCGGCTGATGGGTGCCTGGCAGCCGTCCGCCGATGCATTCGCCGCGCTGATTGCGCCGGAGACGGGTTCGGTGGACGTCTCGCGGCCCTATCCATTCTTTCTCGCCTCCCAGCTCGAGGACGATCCCGAGACGCTCGGCGATCCCGCCGAATGGCTGGTGGAATGGAAGTGGGACGGCATCCGCGCCCAGATCGTCCGCCGATCGGGAGGCGTCTTCCTCTGGTCGCGAGGCGAGGAGCTGATCACCGATCGCTTCCCCGACCTCTCCGGCGTCTGGGCGACGCTGCCGGAAGGCACCGTCCTGGACGGCGAAGTGCTTGCATTCTCCGGCGGTGCACCGATGCCGTTTTCCGTCCTCCAACGCCGCATCGGCCGGCAGAAGCTGTCGCCGAAAATCCTCGCCGAGGCTCCCGCGGCGTTCATGGCGTACGACGTGCTCGAGGTCGGTGGCTCCGACGTGCGCAGCCGGGCCCTGCGCGAGCGGCGCGAGCAGCTCGCCAGCCTCGTCCAGGGGCGCAGTGACCGTCTGTCGCTCTCCGCCGCGGTGGAAGGACGAAGCTGGGCGGAGCTGCGCGAGCTTCGCAAACAGGCGCGGGAGCGCGGCGTGGAAGGACTCATGCTCAAGCGCTGGATCTCTCCGTACCGGCACGGCCGCCCGCGGGGCGACTGGTGGAAGTGGAAGATCGAGCCGTACGCGATCGACGCGGTGCTGGTCTACGCGCAGCCCGGCCACGGCCGCCGGGCAACGCTGATGACCGACCTCACGTTCGCGCTCTGGGACGGCGGCGAGCTGGTGCCGGTGGCCAAGGCGTACTCCGGCCTTACCGACGAGGAAATCGATCGCCTCGACCGCTGGATCCGCCAGCACGCCCTCGAGCGGTTCGGACCTGTGCGCGCGGTCGAGCCGGTGCACGTGTTCGAGCTGCACTTCGAGGGAATCGCCGAGAGCACCCGCCACCGCAGCGGAGTCGCCGTCCGTTTCCCCCGCATCGCCCGCTGGCGGACCGACAAGAAGCCGGCGGACGCCGACACACTGCAGACCCTGCGAGCGATGATCCGGGCTCCAAAATAG
- a CDS encoding ligase-associated DNA damage response exonuclease — translation MVESEQGLYCPEGGFHLDPLLPVERAVLTHAHGDHARAGSASYLCTPETAALLRRRLEGARVETLRYGERRTIGGVTLSLHPAGHMLGSAQARIEGHSGIWVLSGDYKREPDPTCAAFEPLRCDVFITEATYALPLFRWDEPTSVAREIVAWWQGNAKKTSILFCYALGKAQRLLAEIARIDDRPVWVHGMVEPFAQVYREQGVRLAETRHVGDERGLLGELVLAPITARGTPWMKRFRSFEQAFASGLLRIRGTRRRRGFDRGFVLSDHADWPGLLRTIRETGAERVYAMHGHREALVRYLRELAAIEAAPIGVAQPADPEGD, via the coding sequence ATCGTCGAATCGGAGCAGGGCCTCTACTGCCCTGAAGGCGGGTTCCACCTCGATCCGCTCCTGCCAGTGGAGCGCGCGGTGCTCACGCATGCGCACGGCGACCACGCGCGCGCGGGGTCCGCCTCCTATCTCTGTACTCCCGAGACCGCCGCCCTGCTGCGCCGCCGGCTGGAGGGTGCCCGCGTCGAGACGCTGCGCTACGGCGAGCGGCGGACGATCGGTGGGGTGACGCTTTCGCTGCATCCCGCCGGGCACATGCTGGGAAGCGCGCAGGCGCGAATCGAGGGCCACTCGGGCATCTGGGTCCTTTCCGGAGATTACAAGCGGGAGCCGGATCCGACCTGCGCTGCGTTCGAGCCGTTGCGCTGCGACGTCTTCATCACCGAGGCGACGTACGCGCTCCCCCTGTTCCGCTGGGACGAGCCCACCTCCGTCGCGCGCGAGATCGTGGCCTGGTGGCAGGGCAACGCGAAGAAGACGTCGATCCTGTTCTGCTACGCGCTGGGCAAGGCGCAGCGTCTGTTGGCGGAGATCGCGCGCATCGACGATCGGCCGGTCTGGGTGCACGGGATGGTCGAGCCGTTCGCACAGGTCTATCGCGAGCAAGGCGTCCGGCTGGCGGAGACGCGGCACGTCGGCGATGAGCGCGGCCTGTTGGGAGAGCTGGTCCTCGCGCCAATCACTGCACGGGGAACGCCCTGGATGAAGCGGTTCCGCAGCTTCGAGCAGGCGTTCGCCTCCGGCCTGCTGCGGATTCGCGGCACCCGGCGGCGACGGGGCTTCGATCGCGGGTTCGTCCTTTCCGATCATGCGGACTGGCCGGGCCTGCTCCGCACCATCCGCGAAACCGGCGCGGAACGGGTCTACGCCATGCATGGGCATCGGGAGGCGCTGGTGCGTTACCTGCGGGAGCTCGCGGCGATCGAAGCCGCTCCCATCGGCGTCGCGCAGCCCGCCGATCCGGAGGGGGACTGA
- a CDS encoding gas vesicle protein K, whose protein sequence is MQVRELEALRKEVERRAEKAPRWNADPKDVQKSVARLVLALIEFLRKLLEKQAIRRMEAGTLTAEETEAIGLALMRLEETVHDLARRFGLKPEDLNLDLGPLGRLI, encoded by the coding sequence ATGCAGGTGCGCGAGCTGGAAGCGCTGCGCAAGGAAGTGGAGCGCAGGGCGGAAAAGGCGCCCCGCTGGAACGCCGACCCGAAGGACGTACAGAAGTCGGTCGCCCGTCTCGTGCTCGCGCTGATCGAGTTCTTGCGCAAGCTTCTGGAGAAGCAGGCCATCCGAAGGATGGAAGCGGGGACCCTCACTGCGGAAGAGACCGAAGCCATCGGCCTGGCGCTGATGCGGCTGGAGGAGACCGTGCACGACCTGGCGCGCCGGTTCGGGCTGAAGCCGGAGGACCTGAACCTCGATCTCGGCCCGCTCGGCCGGCTGATCTGA
- a CDS encoding DUF3536 domain-containing protein has translation MKRAVCLHGHFYQPPRENPWIEEVEVQDSAAPFHDWNERIAAECYGPNGAARLKAQGGRICDIVNNYVHLSFNFGPTLLAWLERQAPEVYRAVLDADVRSVQERGHGNAIAQGYNHAILPLCNERDLRTQIRWGVGDFRHRFRRQPEGMWLPETAADLRTLQALHEEGIRFTVLSPYQCRRVRAPGDEWLEAAGARFDPTRPYLIPLPSGAHFPVFFYDGPIARAVAFGEALGSGEDLMARVEAGFSEGRKHDEVLPIAVDGETFGHHRKGGDEVVAAAIRKLSKRGDIQLVNLAQALELFPPAHEAEIFDGSSWSCAHGIERWRSDCGCSTSGRSGWRQHWRAPLRAALDILRDELAVLYEREAGRLLRDPWLARDEFIEVILDPERKNAAAFVARHAARDLGALERIKALQLLEMQRQAMLMYTSCGWFFAEVSGLETVQILKYAARALQLAREACGAELEASFKASLEQAPSNIPERGDARRVYEQEVQPSIASLDTVAAHYAIAGLVEDFPRRARIFCHEVQTSFRRREDAGTAALSVARIEVRSLITQEQIDLSTCVLHFSGADFRCGVRPYDPEKFTRSEHRLFESFDRLSLAQVSREIDREFPGREYTLRDLFLDERREVAGRLLRETMARYESDYLQIYEANRRLIDFLREIDSPVPRPLQVAADVAVTHEAVDAARRLAAGKLEPSQAQEELDGLSQLARRLGARIDLEAVRPPFLAAVRGLFERALAGRREAALQMADLIGLAVRLGIHAEALARLGHALWFDEAVLLARGDARRARASA, from the coding sequence ATGAAACGAGCCGTATGCCTGCACGGACATTTCTATCAGCCGCCGCGGGAGAACCCCTGGATCGAGGAAGTGGAGGTCCAGGACTCCGCCGCTCCCTTCCATGACTGGAACGAGCGCATCGCGGCGGAATGTTACGGCCCGAATGGCGCCGCCCGGCTGAAGGCACAGGGCGGCCGCATCTGCGACATCGTCAACAACTACGTCCATCTGTCCTTCAACTTCGGGCCCACCCTGCTCGCCTGGCTCGAGCGGCAGGCTCCGGAGGTCTACCGCGCCGTCCTCGACGCCGACGTCCGCAGCGTCCAGGAACGGGGGCACGGCAACGCCATTGCCCAAGGATACAACCACGCCATCCTCCCGCTCTGCAACGAGCGCGACCTGCGCACGCAGATCCGCTGGGGCGTCGGCGACTTCCGCCACCGGTTTCGACGCCAGCCGGAAGGGATGTGGCTGCCGGAAACGGCTGCCGACCTGCGCACGCTGCAGGCGCTCCACGAGGAGGGCATCCGGTTCACCGTGCTGTCGCCGTACCAGTGCCGCAGGGTGCGGGCCCCGGGCGACGAGTGGCTGGAAGCCGCCGGGGCGCGATTCGATCCGACGCGGCCATACCTCATCCCTCTCCCTTCCGGGGCGCATTTTCCGGTGTTCTTCTACGACGGGCCCATCGCGCGCGCGGTGGCGTTCGGCGAGGCGCTGGGCAGCGGCGAGGACCTCATGGCGAGGGTCGAGGCCGGCTTCTCCGAAGGTCGCAAGCACGACGAGGTGCTACCGATCGCCGTCGACGGTGAGACGTTCGGCCACCACCGCAAGGGCGGCGACGAGGTGGTCGCTGCGGCGATCCGCAAGCTCTCCAAGCGCGGGGACATCCAGCTGGTGAACCTGGCGCAGGCGCTGGAGCTGTTCCCCCCCGCTCACGAGGCGGAGATCTTCGACGGGTCCTCCTGGAGCTGCGCGCACGGAATCGAGCGCTGGCGCAGCGACTGCGGCTGCTCGACAAGCGGAAGATCCGGATGGCGGCAGCACTGGCGCGCCCCGCTCCGCGCCGCGCTCGACATCCTCCGCGACGAGCTCGCGGTGCTCTACGAGCGCGAAGCGGGACGGCTCCTGCGCGACCCCTGGCTCGCGCGCGACGAGTTCATCGAGGTGATCCTCGATCCAGAGCGCAAGAACGCAGCGGCTTTCGTCGCCCGACATGCGGCCCGGGACCTGGGCGCTCTGGAGCGGATCAAGGCGCTCCAGCTGCTGGAGATGCAGCGGCAGGCGATGCTCATGTACACGAGCTGCGGCTGGTTCTTCGCCGAAGTGTCGGGGCTGGAGACGGTGCAGATCCTGAAGTACGCTGCCCGTGCGCTGCAGCTTGCCCGGGAAGCCTGCGGCGCGGAGCTGGAGGCGTCCTTCAAAGCGTCGCTCGAGCAGGCGCCGTCCAACATTCCGGAGCGCGGCGACGCCCGCCGCGTCTACGAGCAGGAGGTGCAGCCTTCCATCGCCAGCCTGGACACGGTGGCGGCTCACTACGCCATCGCCGGCCTGGTGGAGGACTTTCCTCGCAGGGCCCGCATCTTCTGCCACGAGGTCCAGACCAGCTTCCGCCGCCGCGAGGACGCCGGGACGGCGGCGCTTTCCGTCGCGCGCATCGAGGTACGGAGCTTGATCACGCAAGAGCAGATCGATCTCAGTACCTGCGTCCTGCACTTCTCCGGCGCCGACTTCCGCTGCGGCGTCCGTCCCTACGACCCCGAGAAGTTCACGCGCTCCGAGCACCGCCTGTTCGAGTCGTTCGACCGGCTTTCGCTGGCGCAGGTGTCGCGCGAGATCGACCGCGAGTTCCCTGGCCGCGAGTACACCCTGCGCGACCTCTTCCTCGACGAGCGCCGCGAGGTTGCAGGGCGGCTGTTGCGGGAAACGATGGCGCGGTACGAGAGCGACTACCTCCAGATCTACGAGGCGAACCGGCGGCTGATCGACTTCCTCCGCGAGATCGATTCGCCGGTGCCCCGTCCCCTGCAGGTGGCTGCCGACGTGGCGGTCACGCACGAAGCCGTGGACGCCGCCCGGCGCCTGGCGGCGGGCAAGCTCGAACCGTCCCAGGCCCAGGAAGAGCTCGACGGCCTGTCGCAGCTGGCGCGCCGGCTCGGAGCGCGCATCGACCTCGAGGCCGTTCGCCCGCCGTTCCTCGCCGCCGTCCGCGGTCTCTTCGAACGGGCGTTGGCGGGACGGCGCGAGGCGGCCCTGCAGATGGCCGACCTGATCGGGCTGGCGGTGCGGCTCGGAATTCACGCGGAGGCGCTCGCCCGCCTCGGTCACGCGCTCTGGTTCGACGAGGCCGTCCTGCTCGCTCGCGGCGATGCGCGGCGGGCGCGGGCGTCGGCGTGA
- a CDS encoding gas vesicle protein, with product MKKRERSAAEDIVDGADASLLEIIDHVLNKGVMLRGEVILGVAGVDLVYLRLNALLCAADRLLPARAGK from the coding sequence ATGAAGAAGCGGGAGCGCTCCGCGGCGGAGGACATCGTCGACGGCGCGGACGCATCGCTCTTGGAGATCATCGATCACGTGCTGAACAAAGGCGTGATGCTGCGGGGAGAGGTGATCCTGGGCGTCGCCGGAGTGGACCTGGTCTACCTTCGACTGAACGCCCTGCTCTGCGCAGCGGATCGGCTGCTGCCCGCACGGGCGGGAAAGTGA